One window of Hylemonella gracilis genomic DNA carries:
- a CDS encoding IclR family transcriptional regulator domain-containing protein, with translation MWKGRPVIAKADLIEGMAKGLAVLESFDTERQRLNATLAAQRAGITRAAARRHLLTLAHLGYLESDGSWFWLASKVLRFSGSYLASSRLPRVLQAPLERLALRTGESFSAVVLGGDEGVIVARSSPVHAGTPSTVLPYGLHLGARLPAHATSTGKVLLAALPKPEFSIWLKGRPLARLTAHTLTEARALRAVIERVRKEDYCLSSEEHELGVHALAVPVRDSQGRTVAALNVVAETTRLSGEELKRDLLPLLWETAAAVRPLL, from the coding sequence ATGTGGAAAGGACGCCCCGTGATCGCCAAGGCCGACTTGATCGAGGGCATGGCCAAGGGCCTGGCCGTGTTGGAGAGTTTCGACACCGAGCGTCAGCGCCTCAACGCCACGCTGGCCGCGCAGCGCGCGGGCATCACGCGTGCCGCCGCGCGCCGGCATCTGCTTACGCTGGCGCATCTGGGCTACCTAGAGAGCGATGGTTCCTGGTTCTGGCTGGCCAGCAAGGTCTTGCGTTTCTCGGGCAGCTACCTGGCGTCCTCGCGCTTGCCGCGCGTGCTGCAGGCGCCGCTGGAGCGGCTGGCCCTGCGCACCGGGGAGTCCTTCTCGGCCGTGGTGCTGGGCGGGGACGAGGGCGTCATTGTCGCGCGCAGCAGCCCCGTGCATGCGGGCACGCCCTCCACGGTCTTGCCGTATGGCCTGCACTTGGGCGCGCGCCTGCCGGCCCACGCCACCTCCACCGGCAAGGTGCTGTTGGCGGCACTGCCCAAGCCGGAATTCAGCATCTGGCTCAAGGGCCGGCCTTTGGCACGGCTGACCGCCCATACCCTGACTGAAGCGCGTGCGCTGCGTGCCGTGATCGAGCGCGTGCGCAAGGAAGACTACTGCCTCAGCAGCGAGGAGCACGAACTCGGCGTGCACGCCCTGGCCGTTCCCGTGCGTGACAGCCAGGGCCGCACCGTGGCAGCGCTCAACGTGGTGGCCGAGACCACGCGCCTGTCGGGCGAAGAACTGAAGCGCGATTTGCTACCCTTGCTCTGGGAAACGGCGGCGGCGGTGCGTCCGTTGCTGTGA
- the pobA gene encoding 4-hydroxybenzoate 3-monooxygenase, producing the protein MSYPTRTQVAIIGAGPSGLMLGALLHKAGIDTVVLERQSGDYVLGRIRAGVLEQVTMDLMDEIGVGARMHQEGLVHGGFDMLFQGQRHRIDMNRLTGGQNVMVYGQTEVTRDLMDARQQAGLTTIYEAANVAIHDFGSGKPRVTYEKDGKTHELQCDFIAGCDGFHGVCRDTVKKSASASAIREYEKVYNFGWLGLLSDTPPVHHELIYVNSERGFALCSQRSATRSRYYLQVPLTDKVEQWSDQAFWDELKLRLDPQAREHLVTGPSIEKSIAPLRSFVTEPLRFGRLFLAGDAGHIVPPTGAKGLNLAATDVKYLSAALTEFYQGKSEAGINHYSERCLKRIWRAERFSWWFTSLMHRFPENGEIGQKLQEAELDYIVHSETGARSVAENYVGLPLDFGA; encoded by the coding sequence ATGAGCTACCCCACCCGTACCCAAGTCGCCATCATCGGCGCCGGTCCGTCCGGCCTGATGCTGGGCGCGCTGCTGCACAAGGCCGGCATCGACACCGTCGTACTCGAACGCCAGAGTGGCGACTACGTGCTGGGCCGCATCCGTGCCGGTGTGCTGGAACAGGTCACCATGGACCTGATGGACGAGATCGGCGTCGGCGCGCGCATGCACCAGGAGGGCTTGGTCCACGGCGGCTTTGACATGCTGTTCCAGGGGCAGCGCCACCGCATCGACATGAACCGCCTCACTGGTGGCCAGAACGTGATGGTCTATGGCCAGACCGAGGTGACACGTGACCTGATGGATGCGCGTCAGCAGGCCGGCCTGACGACCATCTACGAAGCCGCGAACGTCGCCATCCATGACTTCGGCTCCGGCAAGCCGCGCGTCACCTACGAGAAAGATGGCAAGACGCACGAGTTGCAGTGCGACTTCATCGCGGGCTGTGATGGCTTTCACGGGGTCTGCCGCGACACGGTGAAGAAAAGCGCCTCCGCGTCCGCCATCCGCGAGTATGAGAAGGTCTACAACTTCGGCTGGCTGGGCCTGCTGTCCGACACACCGCCCGTGCACCACGAGCTGATCTACGTGAACAGCGAGCGCGGCTTCGCGCTGTGCTCGCAGCGCAGCGCCACGCGCAGCCGTTATTACCTGCAGGTTCCACTGACGGACAAGGTGGAGCAATGGAGCGACCAGGCTTTCTGGGACGAGCTCAAGCTGCGCCTGGACCCACAGGCGCGCGAGCACCTGGTGACCGGCCCCAGCATCGAGAAAAGCATCGCCCCGCTGCGCAGCTTCGTCACCGAGCCGCTGCGCTTCGGCCGCCTCTTCCTGGCGGGCGACGCGGGCCACATCGTGCCGCCCACGGGGGCCAAGGGCCTGAACCTGGCCGCCACCGACGTCAAGTACCTGAGCGCCGCGCTGACCGAGTTCTACCAAGGCAAGAGCGAGGCCGGCATCAACCACTATTCCGAGCGCTGCCTCAAGCGCATCTGGCGTGCCGAGCGTTTTTCGTGGTGGTTCACCAGCCTGATGCACCGCTTCCCCGAAAACGGCGAAATCGGTCAGAAGTTGCAGGAAGCCGAGCTGGACTACATCGTCCACTCGGAAACTGGTGCCCGCTCGGTGGCCGAGAACTACGTCGGCCTGCCCTTGGATTTCGGCGCCTGA
- a CDS encoding Lrp/AsnC family transcriptional regulator, translated as MDAIDRRLLALLQENAETPLATLAEAVNLSTSPCWRRVQALRERGYITRHVALADRGKLNVGVTVFVSVKTSQHNPAWLEQFREAVRQIPEVLEFYRMSGEVDYLLRVVVPDIAAYDAVYQRLIRSVALSDVSSSFAMEELKFTTVLPLDYVS; from the coding sequence CTGGATGCCATCGACCGGAGACTGCTGGCCCTGCTGCAGGAGAACGCGGAAACCCCGCTGGCCACGCTGGCGGAAGCCGTCAACCTCTCCACCTCACCCTGCTGGCGGCGGGTGCAGGCCCTGCGCGAACGCGGCTACATCACGCGCCACGTCGCGCTGGCGGACCGCGGCAAGCTCAACGTGGGCGTCACGGTCTTCGTCTCGGTCAAGACCAGCCAGCACAACCCGGCCTGGCTTGAGCAGTTCCGTGAGGCGGTGCGCCAGATTCCGGAAGTGCTGGAGTTCTACCGCATGAGCGGCGAGGTGGATTACCTGCTGCGCGTCGTGGTGCCCGACATTGCCGCCTACGATGCGGTGTACCAGCGCCTGATCCGCTCCGTGGCGTTGAGCGACGTGAGCAGCAGTTTCGCGATGGAAGAACTGAAGTTCACCACCGTCCTGCCGCTGGACTACGTGAGCTGA
- a CDS encoding YgiQ family radical SAM protein → MPSFPDVSFFPRAAKPLTGYRPYWAKRFAERFGGAAPFLPMSRAEMERLGWDSCDVILVTGDAYVDHPSFGMAVVGRVLEAQGFRVGIIAQPDWQSAEPFKVLGKPNLFWGVTAGNMDSMINRYTADRKIRSDDAYTPGDVGGKRPDRAAIVYSQRCREAYPDVPIVLGGIEGSLRRIAHYDYWSDKVRRSIVVDSKCDLLLYGNAERALVEVAHRIAAKVPVQDITDVRGTAFVRRESPPGDDPWFEIDSTEVDTPGHVEEHINPYMTTSEQAAAQGQSCSKEDGKAADGAAKGGEIAVVPTVQPITFMANPALQGRGSIKRLPRERTVIRLPSFEQVKSDPVLYAHANRVLHLETNPGNARALVQAHGEGTTARDVWINPPPIPLTTAEMDYAFGLPYARSPHPAYADENGSHEGATKIPAWEMIRFSVNIMRGCFGGCTFCSITEHEGRIIQSRSEDSIIQEVEDIRDKVKGFTGVISDLGGPTANMYRIGCKSPEIEAACRKPSCVYPGICQNLNTDHSALIKIYRRARALKGVKKILIGSGLRYDLAVKSPEYVKELVQHHVGGYLKIAPEHTEGGPLSKMMKPGIGSYDRFKQMFEQYSEEAGKKQYLIPYFIAAHPGTSDEDMMNLAIWLKKNGFRADQVQTFYPSPMATATTMYHTGLNSLKGIHRDVGEDGRTEKVDIVRGEKRRRLHKAFLRYHDPNNWPLLRDALKAMGRADLIGNGKQHLIPTWQPLTDGGYQSARRKNSTPVGKTAPVRVTGAVATAATRTGATPPPKGRILTQHTGLPPREAGTARKGRRG, encoded by the coding sequence ATGCCATCCTTTCCCGACGTTTCCTTTTTTCCTCGTGCCGCCAAGCCGCTGACGGGCTACCGGCCCTACTGGGCCAAGCGTTTCGCTGAACGGTTTGGCGGTGCGGCGCCTTTCCTGCCCATGAGCCGCGCCGAGATGGAGCGCCTGGGCTGGGACAGCTGCGACGTGATCCTGGTGACCGGGGACGCCTACGTGGACCATCCGAGCTTCGGCATGGCCGTGGTGGGGCGCGTGCTGGAGGCCCAGGGCTTCCGCGTGGGCATCATCGCCCAGCCGGACTGGCAGAGCGCCGAGCCCTTCAAGGTGCTGGGCAAGCCCAACCTGTTCTGGGGCGTGACGGCGGGCAACATGGATTCCATGATCAACCGCTACACGGCGGACCGCAAGATCCGCAGCGACGACGCCTACACCCCGGGCGACGTGGGCGGCAAACGGCCCGACCGCGCGGCCATCGTCTACAGCCAGCGCTGCCGCGAGGCCTATCCGGACGTGCCCATCGTGCTCGGCGGCATCGAAGGCTCGCTGCGCCGCATCGCGCACTACGACTACTGGAGCGACAAGGTGCGCCGCAGCATCGTGGTGGACAGCAAGTGCGACCTGCTGCTCTACGGCAACGCCGAGCGCGCCCTGGTCGAGGTGGCGCACCGCATCGCGGCCAAGGTGCCGGTGCAGGACATCACCGACGTGCGCGGCACGGCCTTCGTGCGGCGCGAGAGCCCGCCGGGTGACGATCCCTGGTTCGAGATCGATTCCACCGAGGTGGACACGCCCGGCCATGTGGAGGAGCACATCAATCCCTACATGACCACGTCCGAGCAGGCTGCGGCCCAGGGGCAGAGCTGCAGCAAGGAGGATGGCAAGGCGGCGGATGGGGCAGCGAAGGGCGGCGAAATCGCCGTCGTGCCGACCGTGCAGCCCATCACCTTCATGGCCAACCCGGCCTTGCAGGGCCGGGGCAGCATCAAGCGCCTGCCGCGCGAGCGCACGGTGATCCGGCTGCCCAGCTTCGAGCAGGTCAAGTCCGATCCGGTCCTCTACGCCCACGCCAACCGCGTGCTCCACCTGGAAACCAACCCGGGCAATGCGCGCGCGCTGGTGCAGGCGCATGGCGAAGGGACGACGGCGCGCGATGTCTGGATCAACCCGCCGCCTATTCCGCTGACGACGGCCGAAATGGACTACGCCTTCGGTCTGCCCTATGCCCGCAGCCCGCACCCGGCCTATGCCGACGAGAACGGCAGTCATGAGGGTGCGACCAAGATCCCGGCCTGGGAGATGATCCGCTTCAGCGTGAACATCATGCGCGGTTGTTTCGGAGGCTGTACCTTCTGCAGCATCACCGAGCACGAGGGGCGCATCATCCAGAGCCGCTCGGAAGATTCGATCATTCAGGAGGTCGAGGACATCCGCGACAAGGTCAAGGGCTTCACCGGCGTCATCAGCGACCTGGGCGGCCCGACCGCCAACATGTACCGCATCGGCTGCAAGTCGCCCGAGATCGAGGCCGCCTGCCGCAAGCCCAGCTGTGTCTATCCCGGCATCTGCCAGAACCTCAACACCGACCACTCGGCCCTGATCAAGATCTACCGCCGCGCGCGTGCGCTCAAGGGTGTGAAGAAGATCCTGATCGGGTCCGGCCTGCGCTACGACCTGGCGGTCAAGAGCCCTGAGTACGTGAAGGAACTGGTGCAGCACCACGTGGGCGGCTACCTGAAGATCGCACCCGAGCACACCGAGGGCGGTCCACTGTCCAAGATGATGAAGCCGGGCATCGGCAGCTACGACCGCTTCAAGCAGATGTTCGAGCAGTACAGCGAGGAGGCCGGCAAGAAGCAGTACCTCATTCCCTACTTCATCGCCGCGCATCCGGGCACCAGCGACGAGGACATGATGAACCTCGCGATCTGGCTCAAGAAGAACGGCTTTCGCGCCGACCAGGTGCAGACCTTCTACCCCAGTCCCATGGCCACGGCCACGACCATGTACCACACGGGCCTGAACAGCCTCAAGGGCATCCACCGCGATGTGGGCGAGGACGGCCGGACCGAGAAGGTGGACATCGTGCGCGGCGAGAAACGCCGCCGTCTGCACAAGGCCTTCCTGCGCTACCACGACCCGAACAATTGGCCGCTGCTGCGGGACGCCTTGAAGGCCATGGGCCGTGCCGACCTGATCGGCAATGGCAAGCAGCACCTGATTCCGACCTGGCAACCGCTGACGGATGGTGGCTACCAGAGTGCGCGGCGCAAGAACAGCACGCCAGTTGGCAAGACGGCTCCAGTGAGGGTGACGGGTGCGGTCGCCACGGCTGCGACCCGAACCGGGGCCACGCCGCCGCCCAAGGGCCGCATCCTGACCCAGCACACGGGACTGCCGCCGCGTGAGGCAGGCACCGCCCGCAAGGGGCGCCGCGGCTGA